The nucleotide window ACCAATGGCACAATTCATCTCCTAATTGTTTCTTTGTCACTGAGTTGAGTTCTCTTCAGGATGTTCAGTCCTGTCCTGTGGTGTCCCCTAGTCCTTCAAGCCCTATTTAGTTGACAGGCACAAATGGTACAGTTTGTCAGAAGTTGGACAGGATTCTTAGCTTTTATTTCAAAGATAAAGTTTCTGATACTAAATTAATGTGCCCTTCTGATTCTAGTTTTGTGGGGAGTTTTATCAAGAGAAATACTGTCTGTTTTGAAATTGCCCATAATCCCTTTATCAAGAGATTCTTTATATCTCTTTAATTCaataaaatgtaatataaaATGGAGATGCCCTAGtatataaatttatttccagTAGGCAAATATATGGGAGCTGCATTTCAACATTCTATAGTAAAACAAGATGCCACCAGGGTATGTTCTACATACACTACTGCTTTAAATCCTGTGAGCTGCATTCCTTTCTCCAGTTTTTCTCACTAGAGAAAAGTCACGCTTGCTTCTGGATAAAGTGTCATCCTGTAATGAACTAATACACTGATTAGTACTTGACAGTGGAAATGATAAAGTTAATACATAGTCTAGCCTAAAGGCTTTGCAAATGCATAGGATTAAAAACAGCATTATAAAGTGTGGGTGTACTTTGAAAAGTGAGATCAGAGATTtcagtgtttgtttttcatggtgacagcattttaatttttttatggaTTAAAAGTAAGTGTCACAGTTTAAAATACAACTGGATTCTCCCCCAGCTCACCAGCATGTGGGTTCCATTTTGATTCTGAAAGCCAGATTTGACTTTTAGGTACCTTTTTGTCTGCATCAGTTGCAGGTAAAGGGAGGCAACTGAGGATTAGGGTCAACAAACTGATGCCAAGGAAATTTTATCTTTAGGAAATAAGGAGTAAAATGTTAATGTTGTTTTTATCCCTGAAGTAAGCAGTTGAGAATGTTCAGGTTGAGTAGGTCAGATCCAAACACTGTCATCTGAAATCACTTCCTGGAGTAGAACCACACTTTAGAGGTCAGTGTGTCACATATCAAAGCTGACCTTTTGTTATGCAAGATGCATGCAAAATCTGCTGGAATCTAAATCAATCAGCACAGTCATCAGCTGAAGATTAAATGAAAGTCACAACAGTAATTGCAAATTCCTCAGTTTTGTCCTATAATACAGGGTGTTGAATTTCATCTGTGTGAGACTTATATCTTGGAGAACTAGTAGTGGATATTCCTTATGTGCAGCCCATAATACAGCTACTAAACCAGTGCTTATTCAGGGTGCTGATTCAGTCCattaaaaaagttaaaagtACAAGCTTAAAAAGAAATTCCCAACCACAGAAAAggtaaacaaataaataacattttcacCGCACTGTTTCAGTGACTTGTAGACGGCTCCTGATGCTTTTCATAGAAATACAAGGACAATTTAGGCAGTGCAACCACCCAAACTGTTTGACTTCAGCATTGCATACACAGAATTCAGAGAGACAACtccatttcatttttatcttaAGAAGGaacctgaaataaaaacagcttGCCTCCCCTCAAAAAAGCAATGTTCTGATTATTTTGCTACACGTGCATGAGGCTATTCTATGATGTTATCCTTTTCAACAGGGTTACATTTTGAGGCACTGTccccccccaaatttttccaGTGTGTTGAGCCAAAAGGTGATGTGAGCTGGGTCCTGtgccctccctgcaaaatcccAGCAACTGGAGCCCAAAggccaaacaaaaccagtgttGAGTTGTGTTGTGTGCAAGCACCCTCACCTCAAACAGGTTGATAATCTCTAGCCACTATTGATCTTGGCTACCCTTACTTCAGCTTGGCACAAGATGGAGTAAGGCAGACCAGAATCTGTCATCTGCGTTGGATCACTTGATTAAAAATCAAGGACTACATGAACCAAAGAGGCTGAAATTTAGGTCACCTGCTACTCAGTGACTCATTAAAACATCAGAAGTCTGTCCCCTTTGTCACAGGCCATCGTTAAACTTCTGAAATAAGTCTCGCAAAAAAGGACAGTCCAatctaatatttttatttgcaattatCTTCTGTATTATCCTGCTCCCTCCCACAGTAAAATATGAATACAAAATAGTCACACTTATTTCGatggcaaatatttttttttcttctttctcacgTTGTTTATGGCGTGTAAGGTGGTGGCTTTTCAAAAGGTGGGAAATAGGGTGGCGAGTAACGAGGTGGTGCATTAGAGGCCCACATGTAGCTGGGagatggagacagggactgggggTCATCGGAGAGGCCAGAAGGAGTGGAGGCTGGAAACACACTGGAATGCTGCAGGGAGACAGCAAAGGCTGTAATGTAACCATTTCCTAATGGAAATTACTGTATCAAAGAGATTTCAGTACCAAACAGATGAAGAGTAACATTTCAGGGTTCACCTCAGCGAATGTACATACAAATAACATTTCAGATAACTTGTTACATTCAAAGTAAGCACAGCCTGTAAGTAAGTTTTGAAAAATGAGGCTCCTTAGATCCAAAActgaagataatttaaaaaattctcatCACTTCTGTGTGCCTGCTGCATTTCACAAAGACTGGACAACTGAAAACTGGTGAGTTCCTCTCAAATCTTGGGTGTCACACACCAGCCAGTAGCAACAGTGAACAAGCTACTCCAAAAACCAGAGAGCTGGGTCTGCCATTTTAGAGTTGTGTGTGAAAGCCAGGTTTCTGCAAGGGCCCAGGCTTCCTTAGGAATTCTGGTGTGTTGTTTTTCTCCTGTGAAAAATGTGTGGAATGAGTGGGAAGCATTCTTGCACCATAGGGAGTGCATCCTTTGGAAGGGATGCGAGAGGCATGGCTGGGCTTGCTCCACGTGCTGTAGGATGTCAGGGGAGAGGGGTCAGGGTGGGATGGGCACTGCTTGGAGCAGAGTAGGGCTCAAGGCAAGGGAGTCTCCACAGCCAGAGGCTCAGCTAATGCTCCCTTGCAGGCCCCAAATTCCTTGGAAGATATGCAAGGCTCAGACTTGGAATTTCATGTTAAAGAGGGACTTGGCTATATTAAATTTAGATGAGTTGAATTTTTGCCCAGCTTTTGTGCTGTCTCCTGAGCCAACACCTGTGCCCACAGCAGTGAGACCCAGACACTTTGATCTGTCTGGCTGAGCCGTGTtagcagagcccagcagcaacAAAGGAGGGAAACCACCcgtgctgagctctctgcaggtACTGGGGCTGCCACACTGGCCAGCTCTGGGTCAGACAGTGCTTAGAACTGCTGAGAAACtgagaaaagcactttgtagcAGAGCTTGGTTTGGCATGCACTGAGGTTGGCATTTTTCTAACTGCAGGAAGTTATACAGCACCTGTGATTGTTCCCAGGTTCCATTAATCTCAAAAATGAGTCACAAATGCATCCTAGAAGTTCTGACTTAAGTGTTCAACTATGTTCAGGAGCCCTGACAACAGCATTGTGCAGTGGCACTAGCAGCAGACCCAAGAGGGTTTGGATTCATGTTCTCTCTAATGCATGGCTCAGATGAGGGACGTGGTAGCTATCACAGAGCACACCTCTTTCTTGATGACTAAGATCTTAAACCCTtgttaataaaaagaaaagtctCCAGTCCTGGTGGTTGTGTGATGTGTTAATTAACATCACCCCTGTGGTAACATCCACCTGCCAgaagagcagaggaggaaatgTCCTCATCTGCTTCAACAAGTGAAAGCAGATGTTGACAGCAAGGTTCACATGAAATCTCCATTTCCAACATCACAGATCCACAGCTCAAAAAGGAAGGGATGCATTACAGCAAAGGGAATGCTTGCAGGGACCCCTCTTAGGCCAGCTGAAGCATGTGGAAAATAACCACAATAAAATAGCTTTTTAGGCATCATGTGTCTTCAGGAGCTCAAATAGCTTGTTTCCAAAAGCTCTTCTATTTCTCTCAGACACAGTAGCTGCCCAAATAAAATCTAGTGCCTGAACACCTGGCTTTGCCTCTCTCCTCAGAACACTGCAGTGCCAGAGGCAGTGCCTATTTTTAATGTGATCTCTACTAGTAAGTGTTGGGGAGGCAAGCAGGCAGCAGGTCCTCCCTCTTGCCTTCACTTCAAGGACAGCTTTCAGGAAAACACTGCTTAGTAAGAGAGGGCACTGCCAAGGACCCATGCCTAGTAGGAAAAATTTGGTATTTTCTGCAGGAACAAGAAAATTAAACTGTGCAAATGACAGGAAGACAAGGCCACAGAGTCCTGCAGACTGCCTGGATTTAACCTTGCTGCTAAACAAGGAAACATCCTGTAATGTTGCCCACCTGAAAGTCATAAGCAGAGTAGGGAGGCAGGTGAGGAGTGCTGTGGTAGTAGGAGTTGTAAGATGTCACTTGTGGCCTGGAGTAGTAGGTCACTGAAGGGTGTGCATTTTCAACAGTGCAGTTCAGCGTAGGGAGGGAAGGAGTCTATCAAAACAGGAAGAGAGTATGAGGCTGCAAACCCAGTCACAGAAAGCTGACAGCAGAATGAAAGCAGAAGTTATTTAAAGGAGCACTGTGTGTCTTTAGACATCAACTCTGTTGAATTAGCAACAAATCCAGTTCCCTCTCAGGCAGCAGCTACGTTCCAAGGTCACTTTGTTCCATAGCCACTCATTGTTTCAGATTCCAAACAACAAGCTGGCAGTAGCTCAGTGCACACCAGTACCCACACAAGACATATTTACCTCTTCTCAAGTAGGAGAAATTATTAATTACTTCCGAATTACTCTGTTATTTGGTGCATTTTGTGCATTTCTGTTCATTCCTATACATTTTTGTTTGCAGAGGCTCTCTGGTGTGGATCAAATCTCAAAGGGCTGTGATGGACATCTGGGAATGTCTCCTGTTTTATTTGGGAAGATATTGGTGAGTCTGAAGAGAGTTCAGAATTCTGAAACAATGTACCCTTAGTGCAGGGCCCAAGATTTCTTTGTAAGAAAAACATATAGCCTGGACAACAAATCTCTTTTCTGTGTGACTGTTTTTGTGTTATTCCAAATGAGTCACAAGGACTGAAAAAGCCCCAGATGTATCTGTTAAACATTCAGTTCTATCCTTTCATTTGTGCTGTTTAGAACAAAACTGAATGGAAGGTAACAGGCAGCCTGGTTAAGTGAAAGTATTTCAAAGCTCACATTGTtagaacagcatttttttcattagcTGAAGTTTGGTTTTGATCCCCAGCTCACCCTCTCAGGTTCTGCACCATGACGAAATTAGAGGAACAGTTTCAGCCTAACACTGCTGTTTAAACAGCTCAGACTGCTCCTATAAAATCAACAATTAATGAGCAACCACCACACTTTCCTTGTGGAATGTGAACACTATGAAAAGTAACATCAATTTTTAAGAAAGAGCTTATTTTCAGTCATCCTGGAATTGCCAATGCCTCTCTGATGgttcctttttaaaatagtcTTCCAATTCTGTTAATATTTTCTAACTGTGTTCAGGTGGTGACAAGATGAGAAAAGTGAATCACTTCCACTTTTTCATTATGGTTATTTCTTGCCCTTCTTCCCACCCTGACTGAAGTAATGCATAGATCATTTGCATTGAAACACCAATAGTTTCcatgattatttttaaaggcaattttcctgatttgttttctttaatgcaCTGAGAAATTTATATCCTCTTACCATGTCTTTAAATCCTCCAAGTATTGCTGCTGTAATGATCCCTAGGAACAGCCCAACAATGTTCAGAATTGTTGCTGACCAGAGCAAGTGGTAAAGGTGGATGAtgtcctggcagctgctgacaTCAATGTATTCATAGTACCCTCCAGAAATCTCTACTCTGCTagattaggggaaaaaaaaaaacaataataatgataaaaaaatgcACCACATATCATAAAACCTAAGCAGCACTGCTGGACAGTAAAATCCATTCTGCAACTCAGTGATAACCTGGTCCTTACTACAGAGGGAGtggggctaaagcctcctggaTCCCATGCTTGTGGCACCCATGATCTCCCTGCACAAAGGGAGTTCTGAAACAAATGACTTTGTGTCTGAACCTGTCTGTCATTTCTTTCATCTGAAATCTCCACAGAGGTCCTGGAGGCTTACCAAGGACAAACTGGTCTTGGAATTACCCTGGGAAATCAGACTGTGCCccggggagcagcagctgcctcccagcagtgctggctgtccccagcagctgggtgggatgggcaggggccagcacagctcctgcctggctcccagggcttgggagcagctccagctccgtGCCCCACTCCAGCTGCTGGTCCCTGACAGCTCTacagcagcctgagctgcctgGAGCCCTGGCACCTCGTCTTTCTGCTCACACTCTGAACCTTTTCCACATGCACAAAACAGAGAGAGGAAACTCACTCAGATCTGGTTAGGCCACTATTTTGTGTAATATAtgttataaaataatttgtgctgaaagaaattaaagctACAACATTTTGTGTAACAAAGCCAGTGTTGGACAACATTATGCTAAATGATAAGAGTGGGGATTCAAACACCAGGGGGACAACTGTCTCCAGAGATGTGTATTTCAAGGGATTTGTTCATAGAATATATTTAATAGGCGTGATCGATAAGATAATATTCGACGCCAGAAGTTTATCCCAGAAGATTTTCACCTGACAAGATTCCAACAATTATTCACCATTTCTGAGAAACAAAGCAGCAATAaagaaaaaccaggaaaatatgCTAAAGAAGGACCCCCCTTCTTAAGTCCAAAAGACTGTATTAAACAAACTCCTTAGAAATGATATTTGGAGACCTACGGGTCTTGCATAGAGGCtgtgaaaaactgcattgacttgtttgttcatcaagaGTGTGAAATTAGGGTAGAGGAAAAGTGTGGGGGTCGGGGCATGGAACttgcagccttgggcagggctggTAACTGCAAGCAAATATTGTGAAACAATGTGATGACTATATATGTAAGAAAGATCGTGCAGGACTGGTTGGAACTGATAACAGTGGCAGAGGAGACCCATCACCCCACTTGTGAAATCAACTGTTGCCAGCCCAGTACAATGCAGAGGAGATAAAAATGTGAAGCTCTCaagaaaagtataaaaagggactgaagagaggGAGGGGTGTCAGCCCTTGGGGAGTGCGGactccccagctgcacccagcacTGTTTGCTTGTTATCGCTTactgtaattaataaaaagtattaattgaccttaaaaggctgaatcaaattattcgccTCAATTTATAACAGAGGCCAAGTCCTAAGTCTCCTGACACTGATCACCCGGCTCAGAGTCTAATTGCttgcagctttcttttttttcaaattgatACTTTGATCATTTAAtaaatttctttaattattaaattgGAGCacttatttataatattttggaaaaggaaaagcaactCCTGCAACGTGTGGGCTGAAGTCTTGCAGCAGAATTCTTCAGGAATGACCTCTGACTGCCAGGTGGGGAACAGGCTGGCCTTCAGCACAGCTTACCAGATGTAGTGGCCTACAGCAAATACCTCCTCAGAAAACATATTTATCAGGGACAAACAGTACCAAGAGCTTATGAATAACTTATCTCCCAGCTCACACACAGGGTTAGGCTCAGAGCACATGAGAGCTTTGAGGAAAAGGGGAAGAACTGGCTCATATTTAAGGCCACGAAGCAGAAGATCCAGATTCAGCTCCTCAGCAGACTCCACAAGGCCTGGAGGAAACTGCCCCCTTTCACAGGAGTCACCCTCCTCTGCTGATTACTCAATTCTACCTCTTAACCCTTTTTACTCCCACTTTTCATTTCAGCAGGCTACTGCAGGAGACATCACAAGGAGCAGATGGGGATTTCAGTGGGGTTACAAAAACCTGGCTGGCACCACCTCTGTGTAACCAGAGCTCTCCGTGACCCTTGAACAATAAAACCTCCATGTGCTGTTTGCGAGTGCTCGTTCCTATGGAGATGTGAGAGCAGGGACCTCTCAGTGAGAACATCCCACCTTGCCCAGCATGTCCTGATCAgcgggaaggggcttggccctgctgccaaagccaGGGCTCCCAGCACCACGAAGAATGCAAGATTGCAGTCACTTTTGCCATTATTTCCATCCTTTACACGTGCACTAACCAGTCCTGAGTGTCTGTGCCTCTCTTACTGAGACACCACCCAGCACCTCCTCAGTGCAGGATGTTTGTGTGGTACTAAGCAAGATTAAAATAGCAACAACTGATATCTTTCATCAGTAGAAGGGAAAATAGGTCAGGGGCAGGTCAcagaaccaggactggtgaaaaaacaaaataccaacaaaaccaaaagaaaaagaaatacagaaaaagttTCAAGCTTTTCAATTCCAATCAGTTCTCTCCCTATCACTCTCTTCAGCTAGCAAAAAGGGATTGTCTTCCGTAAACTGCCCAAGGAAAGCATGAGCTTCACGCCTCTTTCACACACACAAAGTCCTACAGAGACCAGGGATCACgcttcccagcacagggaacCACCCACCCTCTCCCAAGAGCAGCTTTTGATCTTCCTCCACCACAGTCAATGATTTAAGTGGAGGCCAGCCCATGTAAGTACTGTGAGAAGTGCTAAGCCTGGAACAGCCCTAGGCAAGAGCCAGcagtaaaaaaatcaatttattaaTGCCTTGCTGACACACATTGGGCACTCCACAAGGTATAAGCAGTGCATGCTGTAAATTAAGCTGGCTTAGGCACAGTAGCCAGATCTCAGTGGTGTGATCTCTCTGCAGTGGTTCTCGACTGATAACCACGTTCTGACTCACTGCACAGTGCTGGTTCACCTTCCAACCCCGTGTGAGCATGAAAAACATTCACTGGGCAGAGAGGACACTGGTTTATGAAGGCACAGATGGCACCAGCCTGTTAACTCTCCTCTCTGCTAGCAGGCTGGGGAATGGAATAGTGGCAAGGTGAAGTGGAGCAGTGTCCCAGTTTTCTTGTATCTTCAGTATTctcacaggaaaaaacaaaacccagtgcCAACAGAGAAGGAAGGTGTTAACACAAGCAACACTCAATAGGTGGAAAACCTGAGGAGGACACCAAGCATGGAAGTAATGGAAACTCCTGTGCTCTCATTTTTCCAGCTGGGCTGGCCCAGAGCATGGTCACCCATAGCTGGGATGGCCTTGATGTATTTCACACTCACTAACTTGGATATCCCAAGCTAACTTGATTAGCTTTTGTCTGGGACTCCTCCTTGCTAACAAACagcttaaggtcccttcccacaaCTGCAATTAACTATCCAGCAAAGGAGCTGCCAGCTATTGCCAAGGAGCATGCCCACTGcccttcccatgggcaggaaTTCGTGGCATTTTTGGCTTACTTCCCACAGTTGTACAGGTCACAGCAGAAGCAGGTATTGGTTTTTATTTTCGGTGTGCAGGGGGCCCGGCGCTGTGGGTGACAGACAGCCTGcatgaatacagaaaaaaacacataaagCATAGAACGACACAGTCCCCAAAGAcagtttctgctgctgtttggcCTGCTCTACATGTAGAATTCTCAGTGATCTCCACATTAGCCCCAGGCAgacttttctttccttatcttGCTCCCACAAAGCCCTCCATTACTGGAATAGAGATGCACTAGGCTAGAAGCAAGCAGCATTTCCTCTCGCTGGGGGAGCTCACAGACAAGGAGGTGCCTGCAGAGGAAGAAGGTTTTGCAACTCCTGCAAGCAGCCAGGGCCTTGTTGAACTCACCCACCTCACCCCAGGGCCACGCAGAGCAGAGAGGTGTCAATAGCATGGCCCAAACTGAGAGCAAGATTCCAATAGTGGTGCAGAACTGACCAAAGGGGTCAGCTGTGTGTGTCTCTGGGTAATAACATCCCAGTCCACATGGACAGTCAGCCTGAAAAGAGAGGGGACCACTCCCATGCACTCTCAGTCAGGCCTTCTAATTTGGTAAATAATGGTTATTCAGAACCACCTGTGGACTTGTGAGGACAGTTCTGAGAGACAATCAGTGCTCAGCAAAGGCACACAGACATCCATAAACACAATCAGTATGTGTCAGGATCATCCATCCCCAGCAGGCTTCTCTTTGGAGAATAGGAGAGGTGCAGAGGCTGTACTTGTTGCTCATACACACAGAAATTATTGCTGTCTGAAACCTTAACCCACCACCCAGCTCCTATGAATGCACATCTGAAGACTGGTGACTGTTCCTATCCTGCATCCCCTTCTCTCCATCTGCTGCTTCCCTACTGAGGCAGCACATGAGGAACCCACCTCCTGAGTGCTCCCAGCACCCTGCTGCCACCCGGCCTCCCACCCCCTCACTTTGCAGACCTCTGGGACACTGGAGCAGCCGCCTGGCAGCAGGTTCCTCCACCTGCACCAAGGAGCTGGGCCCTTACCAggacacagcaggagctgcctcacCTCAGGTGGGGTGGTACTCTTGGAGTAGTACTGACATCGCCCCGCGTACAGCGGCCGCAGGTCCTGCCGGAGAGAAAGCACCAGGCTTAGCCCTGCACAAAACCAAACTCACCCAAAGGGCTGGGGAAAGGGACCAGGCTTCAGAGAGACCCTGATCTCACACCAGCACCTCAATTCAAcaacagctctgcagcccccacCCCATTCCCCTGGGTGATGTTTAACCCTGGTCCTTGGAGGCATGAAATTGCTACAGCCAGCATGGGAGGAGCAGTCTCTTGAGCTGGGCTCTTTGGGTGATAGTGGCCATCCTGAACTGAACAGACACAGACCAGGTCTGCCTGACCTATTTCTGAGGGTTCTTGCTGAATCACAGCAATTTTTCATTAATTGTTTGCAAATTTGTCCTCCCTGTGCTCTCCAGTGTCTGGTGGGAAAGCTCTGGAGGATCATCAGCATTCCAGCCTGCAAGCATGCATTAATGCCCCCCTTTATGGCAGCTTCATCTCCAAGGCAAAACCTCAGGAAAGGCAATGCCAGCCATGTATCCACATCAGGGAGCCcttcccaggagcagccagcctggctcTCCGGGTGTCTGATCCAAAGCTCGCGgtgccagggcagtggcagcaggaagAATGCTTTGTGCTGGCATGGCAGGAGCACGTTTCCAGCAAGGTGGTGACATTTTTGGACTCGCAGGTAGTAAAGTGAGGCCAAAAGCCCATCTGTTCATCAAGAGGCAGAAACCAAAGCCTCTGTCATcacagctgctgagctctggttGCCTCAGACACGCAGCCACCCCCAGACCAgctgggaggagctgccagctcaTGCCACAACCCAACCCATGAGGTCACACCCTTCCAAAGGGGGTCAGAGATGGCCCAGACTTGCTGGTTGCATCCAGACAGATGGACACCCATCACACAAGTGAGAGGAGCTGCCCTTTGCTCTGCCAGCAAATCCTGCCATCCAACCACCTTTCCACCTCTGGAATACTCAGGGGCAGAAAAGAAGGAGCATAACTAGCCAGCTAACACAGGGAGTTTCCATTTCATGGGTAATTCTGACCTTCTGGAATTCCTTTCCATTCTGATACAAATAAACTCCAAATCTTTTTAATCCCTTCTtgccaaaaatttaaaaaaaaatcatcaaactgcagagctgcaggacaaAAAACTGTTTGCAGTTACAAATTTCAATCAAAAAGCTGAAATGGAATTGTgactttttatttctataataATAATTAAGCTTCTGCACATCACACTCTACGAGTGATTGGTCATGACAGCGGTAGCTCATAATTTTTAAGTCACCAAATGGAAACTGAGAACCTACTGCAAATGTTTCCTGTTTATACTGCAACACTTCAGTGAGCTTCATATCGAATTGCTTCATTTTACTACAGCATCGATTGATTCACTCTGCATTAAGAACCAGCTCTGTctacatttaaaacaaaatagatGCTATTGCTCATATCTTGTCCCTTGGTGACAGCTGTAATTCACATTACATCTTAAGTGTTCTGATACTCAATAAACAcataaagccaaaaaaaaaccagagcaAAGCTTTAAGATCTTAGTGCTTTCCactaatttaaatatattttttaaaaaattatattatttttctaaagctTGTGATTTAAAGCAGCATTCAACACatgatatatatttatatgttttgAAGTGGCCTGATACAGGCTTGCAGACACCATCACTTGTTTTCTTAGAGTAAAAGCATTGCAGGACTGTGTGTTCCTGGAAGCACTTACTATGTGTCTGGCAGCAAAGACACCGTCTACTATGGCACAGCAGAACGCAGCAATGACACCAAAGCTGATGAAGACGATCGATGCAACCAgctgagaaaggaaaacaaagcaaaatatcaTCTGCCTCTCACAACCAAGGGATCAGTGCCCTCTCCACAAGGATATGTAAAGCACATTCGTCAACCCTCGAGCAATCAATGACCCAGATGTTTGCCCGGGTGCACAGACTGCTCTGGATGAAGGCAGGGGGATGTGTGTCTGCTCTGGCAGAGTGGCAGGAGTAGGACCATTGTGCCAGACTGGTTCTCTGGGGACTTTATCAAGTTTTCATGACTCCAATAGGCTAAACTTGGGCTGAGAATGCACCTCCTCTTCTGGCGGCTGCTGTCCTTAACTCTCCCCTGGAGAAATAGAGATTTCTTCTCTCCTCACCCTGGAGCGCTGtggggagctgctcctgggaacACTTCCAGAGCTGTGAGGATGCAGGAGACTGCAGTGTGTGAACCTCTCTGCTGGGACTGTGCCTtcagggagcagcactgggctgcAGGCACAAGCACAAAGCCACGAGAGCAgagggcagtgcccagcccatgcCACGGGTGCTGTGCAccctcagcagcctggctgggctccTGGTGCCAACCTGGGGCAAGCACAGTCCATCCAGCTCCACTGGAGAGCTGCAAGGAGAGAGACTTCCCCCACCTGCAGCTTGAGAAGGGCAGCCAGACAGGCATGATCCTTTTCCACTGGCCCCATCCTCCCTGTTCCTAAAATTAGGGTGAAAGCATTCAGCAGGTAAAGCAGAAATAATCTCCATGTACAGACCAGATCAGCTTGGAGAATGGAGATGCCAGAGGGCTCACCTGGGGCAGTGGCTTACTTAAAAATGAGAGGAAATAAAATGGTTTTCTAGATGAGGCAAGTATTCAAGGCTTGGGCAttagagctgcagcagcagagagcaggcTGGGGAAGGATCCCAGTGACCACATGAAGGTGCCATGATCACAACAAGCTGTTACTGGAATACCAGATGCTGCACCACAAAGTACTTGCAGATGGCAGTAGGTGACAAGATTTCCAGGGCCAGATCCTACACTGGCCCTGTTTCTGTCAGCTGGAGACTCCTGCATTTCTTCCC belongs to Lonchura striata isolate bLonStr1 chromosome 14, bLonStr1.mat, whole genome shotgun sequence and includes:
- the TMEM255A gene encoding transmembrane protein 255A isoform X3; this translates as MRQSLTQQRPAGVALPDSVGSFNRRKRNSLYVTVTLLIVSVLILTVGLAATTRTQNVTVGGYYPGVILGFGSFLGIIGSNLIENKRQMLVASIVFISFGVIAAFCCAIVDGVFAARHIDLRPLYAGRCQYYSKSTTPPEAVCHPQRRAPCTPKIKTNTCFCCDLYNCGNRVEISGGYYEYIDVSSCQDIIHLYHLLWSATILNIVGLFLGIITAAILGGFKDMTPSLPTLNCTVENAHPSVTYYSRPQVTSYNSYYHSTPHLPPYSAYDFQHSSVFPASTPSGLSDDPQSLSPSPSYMWASNAPPRYSPPYFPPFEKPPPYTP
- the TMEM255A gene encoding transmembrane protein 255A isoform X2, with the translated sequence MGREVGSPAGQAAGSFNRRKRNSLYVTVTLLIVSVLILTVGLAATTRTQNVTVGGYYPGVILGFGSFLGIIGSNLIENKRQMLVASIVFISFGVIAAFCCAIVDGVFAARHIDLRPLYAGRCQYYSKSTTPPEAVCHPQRRAPCTPKIKTNTCFCCDLYNCGKVEISGGYYEYIDVSSCQDIIHLYHLLWSATILNIVGLFLGIITAAILGGFKDMTPSLPTLNCTVENAHPSVTYYSRPQVTSYNSYYHSTPHLPPYSAYDFQHSSVFPASTPSGLSDDPQSLSPSPSYMWASNAPPRYSPPYFPPFEKPPPYTP
- the TMEM255A gene encoding transmembrane protein 255A isoform X1; this encodes MGREVGSPAGQAAGSFNRRKRNSLYVTVTLLIVSVLILTVGLAATTRTQNVTVGGYYPGVILGFGSFLGIIGSNLIENKRQMLVASIVFISFGVIAAFCCAIVDGVFAARHIDLRPLYAGRCQYYSKSTTPPEAVCHPQRRAPCTPKIKTNTCFCCDLYNCGNRVEISGGYYEYIDVSSCQDIIHLYHLLWSATILNIVGLFLGIITAAILGGFKDMTPSLPTLNCTVENAHPSVTYYSRPQVTSYNSYYHSTPHLPPYSAYDFQHSSVFPASTPSGLSDDPQSLSPSPSYMWASNAPPRYSPPYFPPFEKPPPYTP